Proteins co-encoded in one Marmota flaviventris isolate mMarFla1 chromosome 9, mMarFla1.hap1, whole genome shotgun sequence genomic window:
- the Msantd4 gene encoding myb/SANT-like DNA-binding domain-containing protein 4, giving the protein MKQLKRKRKSNFSVQETQTLLKEITKRKEVIFSKQLNTTINVMKRMAWEEIAQCVNAVGEGEQRTGTEVKRRYLDWRALMKRKRMKANIKLVGSGFPLPTSDLDDSLTEEIDEKIGFRNDPNFDWQNVADFRDAGGSLTEVKVEEEERDPQSPEFEIEEEEEMLSSVIPDSRRENELPDFPHIDEFFTLNSTPSRSAYDEPHLLVNIEKQKLELEKRRLDIEAERLQVEKERLQIEKERLRHLDMEHERLQLEKERLQIEREKLRLQIVNSEKPSLENELGQGEKSMLQPQDIETEKLKLERERLQLEKDRLQFLKFESEKLQIEKERLQVEKERLRIQKEGHLQ; this is encoded by the exons atgaagcagttaaaaagaaaaaggaaaagcaattttAGTGTTCAAGAAACTCAGACCCTTTTGAAAGAAATTACCAAAAGGAAAGAAGTCATCTTTTCCAAGCAGCTCAATACAACAATAAACGTGATGAAGCGAATGGCTTGGGAGGAGATAGCACAGTGTGTGAATGCTGTAGGAGAAGGAGAACAGAGGACAGGGACAGAAGTGAAAAGAAGGTACCTTGACTGGCGAGCACTTATGAAGAGAAAGAGGATGAAAGCGAACATTAAGCTGGTTGGATCGGGGTTTCCACTTCCCACATCTGATTTAGATGACTCTCTTACTGAAGAGATAGATGAAAAGATTGGATTCCGAAATGATCCAAATTTTGATTGGCAAAATGTGGCAGATTTCAGGGATGCAGGTGGATCCTTAACCGAGGTCAaagtggaagaagaagaaagggaccCCCAGAGTCCTGAA tttgagattgaggaggaggaggaaatgctGTCATCTGTCATACCAGATTCCAGGAGGGAAAATGAACTTCCTGACTTCCCCCACATTGATGAGTTTTTCACCCTTAACTCAACACCATCCAGGTCTGCATATGATGAGCCCCACTTGCTTGTAAACATAGAGAAACAGAAACTAGAGTTGGAAAAGCGGCGACTAGATATTGAGGCGGAAAGGCTGCAGGTGGAAAAGGAGCGCCTACAGATAGAGAAGGAGAGGTTGCGCCATTTAGACATGGAGCATGAGCGGCTGCAGCTAGAGAAGGAGCGGCTgcagattgagagagagaaattgaggTTACAGATAGTCAATTCTGAGAAACCATCTCTGGAAAATGAACTTGGCCAAGGAGAAAAGTCCATGCTTCAGCCACAGGACATAGAAACAGAGAAGTTAAAACTTGAGCGAGAACGCTTGCAGCTGGAAAAAGATAGGCTGCAGTTTTTGAAGTTTGAATCTGAGAAGCTACAGATTGAAAAGGAACGCCTACAAGTGGAGAAAGAGAGACTTAGAATTCAGAAGGAAGGACACTTGCAGTGA